A stretch of Acidimicrobiales bacterium DNA encodes these proteins:
- a CDS encoding ABC transporter ATP-binding protein encodes MPDSSLPPPPGAGATFTAPVSDAPPPPPPMVSVSNVTKAFGDVIAVSDVSFTVGPGITALLGPNGAGKSTLFRMLCGLAAPTSGQVRVLGRDARRDAEVRGRIGLAPQQDALFDRLDALAFVSIAAELHGVAEPESEARRVLEFVQLPADDPKPVGSFSKGMRQRVKLATALVNDPSVLILDEPLTGLDPVQRRRMIELFVELGESGKCLLVSSHVLDEVARLGSRVLVIAQGRLAAAGDYHALRDLMDDRPHRIRVRVDEPRSFAAALVERGLVDGVSIAPDALLVDTVDVDGFGRNVAPVARELGVRLREVAPTDDDLESVFRYLVGGR; translated from the coding sequence ATGCCGGACTCGTCGCTTCCGCCCCCGCCCGGCGCCGGTGCCACCTTCACGGCTCCGGTGTCGGATGCGCCGCCTCCGCCGCCCCCGATGGTGAGCGTCTCGAACGTCACCAAGGCCTTCGGCGACGTGATCGCGGTGTCGGACGTGTCCTTCACCGTCGGCCCCGGCATCACCGCCCTCCTCGGCCCCAACGGCGCCGGGAAGTCCACCCTCTTCCGGATGCTGTGCGGGCTCGCCGCGCCCACCAGCGGTCAGGTCCGGGTGCTCGGCCGCGACGCCCGTCGCGACGCCGAGGTGCGGGGCCGGATCGGCCTCGCCCCGCAGCAGGACGCCCTCTTCGATCGACTGGATGCTCTGGCGTTCGTTTCGATCGCCGCCGAACTCCATGGCGTCGCCGAACCCGAATCGGAGGCGCGCCGCGTCCTGGAGTTCGTCCAGCTGCCGGCCGACGATCCGAAGCCCGTCGGATCGTTCAGCAAGGGCATGCGGCAGCGGGTCAAGCTCGCCACCGCGCTCGTCAACGACCCGTCCGTGCTGATCCTCGACGAGCCGCTCACCGGCCTCGACCCGGTCCAGCGTCGGCGCATGATCGAACTGTTCGTCGAGCTCGGCGAATCGGGCAAGTGCCTCCTCGTGTCGAGCCATGTCCTCGACGAGGTCGCCCGTCTCGGGTCGCGGGTGCTCGTCATCGCCCAGGGGCGTCTGGCCGCGGCCGGTGACTACCACGCGCTCCGCGATCTCATGGACGACCGACCCCATCGCATCCGCGTCCGGGTCGACGAACCCCGCTCCTTCGCCGCGGCCCTGGTCGAGCGGGGCCTCGTCGACGGCGTGTCCATCGCGCCGGATGCACTGCTCGTCGACACGGTCGATGTGGACGGCTTCGGCCGCAACGTCGCCCCCGTCGCCCGCGAACTCGGCGTCCGTCTCCGTGAGGTCGCACCGACGGATGACGATCTCGAATCCGTGTTCCGCTACCTGGTGGGTGGACGATGA
- a CDS encoding ABC transporter permease, with the protein MTADGHAQILDRGYRKYDGKRSGLVGAVRSTAWHSARSVLGLGRKARHKIAPVLVIIVAMLPAITYVGFAALLGGDEFVNDFLEGVVPRFSELPRGSLAAIVLFTGLVAPEALVRDRRDGMLSLYLSTPLTRRTYILAKVIAVGGLMSLVVLVPTIFYLLGMTFASLGPEGFGDWMTVLIRILVSGVLASLVYALISMAAASVTDRRAFASLAVILTMMGALIVIQILVEGADLSRNWRLLDPVNMPMEMIARIFGDSGEYPEIGSERIYAANGGWAGASLGLLWWRYRKAGA; encoded by the coding sequence ATGACCGCCGACGGACACGCCCAGATCCTCGATCGCGGCTATCGCAAGTACGACGGGAAGCGCTCCGGTCTCGTCGGCGCGGTGCGGTCGACCGCCTGGCACAGCGCCCGCAGCGTGCTGGGCCTCGGACGCAAGGCCCGCCACAAGATCGCCCCGGTGCTCGTGATCATCGTCGCGATGCTGCCCGCCATCACCTATGTCGGTTTCGCGGCGCTGCTCGGCGGTGACGAGTTCGTCAACGACTTCCTGGAAGGCGTCGTGCCGAGGTTCAGTGAGCTCCCGCGGGGGTCGTTGGCCGCCATCGTGCTCTTCACCGGTCTCGTCGCCCCGGAGGCGCTCGTCCGCGACCGCCGCGACGGCATGCTGTCGCTCTACCTGTCGACGCCGCTCACCCGCCGCACCTACATCCTGGCGAAGGTCATCGCCGTCGGCGGCCTGATGTCGCTCGTCGTGCTCGTGCCGACGATCTTCTACCTGCTCGGCATGACGTTCGCCTCGCTCGGGCCGGAGGGCTTCGGCGACTGGATGACCGTGCTGATCCGCATCCTCGTGTCGGGGGTGCTGGCCTCGCTCGTCTACGCGCTGATCTCGATGGCGGCCGCGAGCGTCACGGACCGACGGGCGTTCGCGAGCCTCGCCGTGATCCTCACGATGATGGGGGCGCTGATCGTCATCCAGATCCTCGTCGAGGGGGCCGACCTGTCGCGCAACTGGCGCCTGCTCGACCCGGTGAACATGCCGATGGAGATGATCGCCCGGATCTTCGGCGACTCGGGGGAGTATCCCGAGATCGGCAGCGAACGGATCTACGCCGCCAACGGCGGATGGGCCGGCGCGTCGCTCGGCCTGCTCTGGTGGCGCTACCGCAAGGCAGGTGCGTGA
- a CDS encoding ABC transporter ATP-binding protein — MSVIAATGLSMVFGSHPALDALDVAVPPGVTGLVGANGAGKTTFMSIVLGLRTPTSGTVSVLGLDPLRQGAELRANVGYGPERNVFPDDMPASDFVKHLAEVRGMPRGEARSRASDALWLVGLGEERFRALGTMSTGQRQRVKLAQAIAADPSLVLLDEPTDGLDPVQRDEMLALIRQISEDYQIDVMLSSHLLEEVERICDNVVALDAGRLVAQGRLDDLIGDVEGVTVELAEIDDVPGSFDDVSARLRAAGLEVHHEAGLGRMDVLGASADEVADAVRDAIADSRARVRRIEQRRRKLEDLFEAVQA; from the coding sequence GTGAGTGTGATCGCGGCGACCGGCTTGTCGATGGTGTTCGGCAGCCATCCGGCACTCGACGCCCTCGATGTCGCGGTCCCGCCCGGTGTCACCGGGCTCGTCGGGGCGAACGGCGCCGGCAAGACCACCTTCATGTCGATCGTGCTCGGATTGCGAACCCCGACCTCCGGCACCGTCTCGGTGCTCGGCCTGGACCCGCTGCGCCAGGGCGCGGAGCTGCGGGCCAACGTCGGCTACGGCCCCGAGCGCAACGTCTTCCCCGACGACATGCCGGCGTCCGACTTCGTCAAGCATCTCGCCGAGGTACGGGGCATGCCCCGCGGCGAGGCGCGGAGCCGGGCCAGCGACGCCCTGTGGCTCGTCGGACTCGGTGAGGAGCGCTTCCGGGCCCTCGGCACGATGTCGACGGGCCAACGTCAACGGGTGAAGCTCGCCCAGGCCATCGCCGCCGACCCGAGCCTCGTTCTGCTCGACGAGCCGACCGACGGACTCGATCCCGTGCAGCGTGACGAGATGCTCGCCCTCATCCGCCAGATCAGCGAGGACTACCAGATCGACGTCATGTTGTCCTCGCACCTGCTCGAAGAGGTCGAACGGATCTGTGACAACGTCGTCGCGCTCGATGCCGGACGCCTCGTCGCCCAGGGTCGGCTCGACGACCTGATCGGTGATGTCGAGGGCGTGACCGTCGAACTCGCGGAGATCGACGACGTCCCCGGCTCGTTCGACGACGTCTCCGCCCGGCTGCGGGCCGCCGGGCTCGAGGTGCACCACGAGGCGGGTCTCGGCCGCATGGACGTGCTCGGCGCGTCGGCCGACGAGGTCGCCGACGCGGTGCGCGATGCGATCGCCGACAGCCGCGCCCGGGTTCGCCGGATCGAGCAGCGCCGGCGCAAGCTCGAAGACCTGTTCGAGGCGGTGCAGGCATGA
- a CDS encoding serine hydrolase domain-containing protein, translating into MPTDPPIVGTVAPGWESIRDVFIANFAPSEDDAGDLGAGLCVIAGGRTVVDLVGGWRDRAQTRPFTPDTLVNSYSVGKGITAAVALTAVSRGLIDLDAPANRHWTELPQRSTLREHLSHQAGLPALRGDVDPSVPMDWPAMCAALAATEPWWEPGTAHGYHTNTAGFLVGEPLRRAAGAARFGDLLAEWFAAPLAADLVYGVPARDLARCSELGLAFGSAPPAPKTAVEFSDELARMRHHAYFNPSTVSGMGVVETREWRQAEVPSTNLHATAAAVATVYRSLLDPSGPVDRAVLAEACTTQVDGPDLILEKRSRFGLGFQLHQPERPIGVTEESFGHFGFGGSLGFADVGADIAVGYVLNRPGDRWQIPRTKRLLAALREAVGASS; encoded by the coding sequence ATGCCGACTGATCCACCGATCGTCGGGACCGTCGCCCCGGGATGGGAATCGATCCGGGACGTGTTCATCGCCAACTTCGCGCCGTCCGAGGACGATGCCGGTGACCTCGGCGCGGGCCTGTGCGTCATCGCGGGCGGACGGACGGTCGTCGACCTCGTGGGTGGATGGCGCGACCGGGCGCAGACGCGTCCGTTCACGCCCGACACGCTCGTCAACAGCTACTCGGTCGGGAAGGGGATCACCGCCGCAGTCGCGCTGACCGCCGTCTCGCGCGGTCTCATCGATCTGGACGCGCCGGCGAACCGGCACTGGACCGAGCTGCCGCAGCGGTCGACGCTGCGCGAGCACCTCAGCCACCAGGCCGGGCTGCCGGCACTGCGGGGCGACGTCGACCCCTCGGTGCCGATGGACTGGCCCGCCATGTGCGCGGCGCTCGCGGCGACAGAGCCCTGGTGGGAACCAGGAACCGCCCACGGCTACCACACCAACACGGCCGGCTTTCTCGTCGGGGAGCCGCTGCGGCGCGCGGCCGGCGCTGCCCGGTTCGGGGATCTGCTGGCCGAATGGTTCGCCGCTCCGCTCGCCGCCGACCTCGTGTACGGCGTGCCCGCTCGTGACCTCGCCCGATGCTCGGAGCTGGGCTTGGCGTTCGGCTCGGCACCCCCGGCGCCGAAGACCGCGGTCGAGTTCTCCGACGAGCTGGCGCGCATGCGCCACCACGCCTACTTCAACCCCTCGACCGTCTCGGGCATGGGTGTCGTCGAGACCCGCGAATGGCGCCAGGCCGAGGTGCCGTCCACGAACCTCCATGCCACTGCCGCGGCGGTCGCGACGGTGTACCGGTCACTGCTCGATCCGTCCGGACCCGTCGATCGCGCCGTCCTCGCGGAGGCGTGCACCACACAGGTCGACGGCCCGGACCTGATCCTCGAGAAACGATCCCGTTTCGGCCTTGGGTTTCAACTCCATCAACCGGAGCGCCCGATCGGCGTCACCGAGGAGTCGTTCGGCCACTTCGGCTTCGGCGGTTCCCTCGGCTTCGCCGACGTGGGGGCGGACATCGCGGTCGGCTACGTGCTCAACCGTCCGGGCGACCGATGGCAGATCCCGCGGACGAAACGCCTCCTGGCGGCCCTGCGGGAGGCGGTCGGCGCCTCCTCCTGA
- a CDS encoding GNAT family N-acetyltransferase, whose product MLRTVRDDDLDEILVHNNAAVPAVNHLERSDLEWFAAVAHTFVVAVADDGIAGFLIGLGPGAGYDSHNYAWFSARYDDFVYVDRIVVAEAGRGGGVGSLLYDEFARRGRADQTPVMLAEVNIRPRNDASLAFHDAHGFVSVGEQDSPDGVKRVTMLERRLDAD is encoded by the coding sequence GTGCTGCGGACGGTCCGCGACGACGACCTCGACGAGATCCTCGTCCACAACAATGCGGCGGTCCCCGCGGTCAACCATCTGGAGCGGTCCGATCTGGAGTGGTTCGCCGCCGTCGCCCACACCTTCGTCGTCGCCGTTGCCGACGACGGCATCGCCGGGTTCCTCATCGGGCTCGGTCCCGGCGCCGGCTACGACTCACACAACTACGCCTGGTTCAGCGCCCGCTACGACGACTTCGTCTATGTGGACCGCATCGTCGTCGCCGAAGCCGGACGGGGCGGGGGCGTCGGCTCCCTGCTCTACGACGAGTTCGCTCGCCGCGGCCGGGCGGACCAGACTCCGGTGATGCTCGCCGAGGTCAACATCCGGCCCCGCAACGACGCGTCGCTGGCCTTCCACGACGCGCATGGGTTCGTCTCGGTCGGCGAGCAGGACTCGCCCGACGGCGTCAAGCGGGTCACCATGCTCGAGCGCCGTCTCGATGCCGACTGA
- a CDS encoding CDP-glycerol glycerophosphotransferase family protein: MSARVWSVVSVVLRPAQFLLYALAGLVPRRAGQWSFGCWSGHRFGDNAGAVFEHLSEHPVDGVSIAWITNEPVIRAQLRAEGHRAYTAWSPAGIWWTLRSGVFVYDSLPKDINFWTSRGANLVLLRHGIGIKKIERAIDATDHRLYQLFHGSALQRLFWRIVLPWHLPVPDLLMACSPTHATQGHWFYGTDTDKIRITGFARHDALLDGAPQDRTSIPTVGPEIPADRPVFVYLPTFREGMARQSFDWEVLAAAAEAADVTIAVKLHYVDADRGVLGVDQLDDSTHLRMIDPYMDPSDAYPHADGMISDFSSAPFDFMLLERPIIYYIPDLESFTDHRPLMYDLEDVAVGPLCETADQLADALLAARRDGIGAHRARYDELRHRFHTYPPGGASQRVVDAIRAEFLGAEARVAVGQT, encoded by the coding sequence TTGAGCGCACGCGTGTGGAGCGTCGTCTCCGTCGTGCTGCGGCCGGCACAGTTCCTGCTCTACGCGCTCGCGGGGTTGGTGCCGCGCCGGGCCGGGCAGTGGTCGTTCGGTTGCTGGAGTGGCCATCGCTTCGGTGACAATGCCGGCGCGGTGTTCGAGCATCTGAGCGAGCACCCGGTCGACGGCGTGTCCATCGCGTGGATCACCAACGAGCCGGTGATCCGGGCCCAGCTGCGTGCCGAGGGACATCGGGCCTACACGGCGTGGTCGCCGGCGGGTATCTGGTGGACGCTGCGGTCGGGCGTGTTCGTCTACGACTCGCTGCCGAAGGACATCAACTTCTGGACGTCGCGCGGCGCCAACCTCGTGCTCCTGCGCCACGGCATCGGGATCAAGAAGATCGAGCGGGCGATCGACGCCACCGATCATCGGCTCTACCAGCTGTTCCACGGATCGGCCCTGCAGCGTCTGTTCTGGCGCATCGTCCTGCCCTGGCACCTCCCCGTACCGGATCTGCTGATGGCGTGCTCGCCGACCCACGCGACCCAGGGCCACTGGTTCTACGGCACCGACACCGACAAGATCCGCATCACGGGGTTCGCCCGTCACGACGCCCTGCTCGACGGCGCGCCGCAGGATCGCACCTCGATCCCCACCGTCGGGCCGGAGATACCGGCCGACCGGCCGGTCTTCGTCTACCTCCCCACCTTCCGCGAGGGTATGGCGCGCCAGTCGTTCGACTGGGAGGTGCTGGCCGCGGCGGCCGAAGCCGCCGACGTCACCATTGCCGTCAAGCTCCACTATGTCGACGCCGACCGCGGGGTGCTCGGGGTCGACCAACTCGACGATTCGACGCACCTGCGGATGATCGACCCCTACATGGACCCGAGCGATGCCTACCCCCACGCGGACGGCATGATCTCGGACTTCTCGAGTGCGCCCTTCGACTTCATGCTCCTCGAGCGACCGATCATCTACTACATCCCCGATCTCGAGAGCTTCACGGACCACCGGCCGCTCATGTACGACCTCGAGGACGTGGCGGTCGGTCCCCTGTGCGAGACCGCGGACCAGCTCGCGGACGCATTGCTCGCGGCACGGCGCGACGGCATCGGCGCCCACCGCGCCCGCTACGACGAGCTGCGTCACCGCTTCCACACGTATCCGCCGGGCGGAGCGTCGCAACGGGTCGTCGACGCGATCCGCGCCGAGTTCCTCGGGGCCGAGGCCCGCGTCGCCGTCGGGCAGACCTGA